One stretch of Danio rerio strain Tuebingen ecotype United States chromosome 6, GRCz12tu, whole genome shotgun sequence DNA includes these proteins:
- the ruvbl1 gene encoding ruvB-like 1, with translation MKIEEVKSTTKTQRIASHSHVKGLGLDEAGNAKQSASGLVGQESAREACGIITELIRSKKMAGRAILLAGPPGTGKTALALAMAQELGNKVPFCPMVGSEVYSSEIKKTEVLMENFRRAIGLRIKETKEVYEGEVTELTPCETENPMGGYGKTISHVIIGLKTAKGTKQLKLDPSIYESLQKERVEVGDVIYIEANSGAVKRQGRCDTFATEFDLEAEEYVPLPKGDVHKKKEIIQDVTLHDLDVANARPQGGQDILSMMGQLMKPKKTEITDKLRGEINKVVNKYIDQGVAELVPGVLFIDEVHMLDIECFTYLHRALESSIAPIVVFASNRGNCLIRGTEDISSPHGIPLDLLDRVMIIRTMLYTPQEMKQIIKIRAQTEGLNISEEALSHLGEIGTKTTLRYAVQLLTPASLLARVQGREVVEKEHVEEINELFYDAKSSAKILQDQHTKFMK, from the exons ATGAAGATCGAAGAAGTAAAAAGCACAACCAAGACGCAGCGCATCGCTTCTCATAGCCATGTGAAGGGCCTCGGTCTGGATGAGGCTGGTAATGCTAAACAGTCCGCGTCCGGGCTAGTGGGACAAGAAAGCGCCAGAGAG GCTTGTGGCATCATCACTGAGCTGATTCGTTCCAAAAAGATGGCTGGCAGAGCCATTTTGCTAGCCGGACCGCCTGGAACAGGCAAG ACTGCTCTAGCACTGGCCATGGCACAGGAGTTGGGAAATAAAGTGCCATTCTGTCCTATGGTGGGCAGCGAAGTTTATTCATCAGAAATCAAGAAGACCGAAGTGCTGATGGAGAACTTCAGAAGAGCCATAG GTCTGCGTATCAAGGAGACTAAAGAAGTGTATGAAGGAGAGGTCACTGAACTGACTCCTTGTGAGACTGAGAACCCAATGGGAGGCTATGGTAAAACTATCAGTCATGTCATTATTGGTTTGAAGACAGCTAAGGGGACCAAACAGTTGAAG CTGGATCCCAGCATCTATGAAAGTCTGCAGAAGGAGAGAGTGGAGGTCGGTGATGTTATCTACATCGAGGCTAACAGTGGGGCAGTCAAG AGACAGGGACGATGTGACACATTTGCAACAGAGTTTGATTTGGAGGCGGAAGAGTATGTACCGTTACCCAAAGGTGACGTACATAAGAAGAAGGAGATTATTCAGGATGTTACACTTCATGACCTGGATGTTGCTAATGCAAGACCACAG GGAGGCCAGGATATACTTTCTATGATGGGTCAACTGATGAAACCCAAAAAGACAGAAATCACAG ATAAACTGCGAGGGGAGATCAATAAGGTTGTGAACAAGTACATTGATCAGGGTGTTGCAGAGCTGGTTCCAGGTGTTTTGTTTATTGATGAAGTTCACATGCTGGACATTGAGTGTTTCACCTACCTGCACCGAGCCCTGGAGAGCTCCATCGCCCCCATTGTAGTGTTTGCATCCAATCGAGGAAACTGCTTAATCAG GGGGACAGAGGACATCAGCTCTCCTCACGGAATTCCACTGGATCTACTGGACCGAGTCATGATTATCAGAACAATGCTGTACACTCCTCAAGAAATGAAACAG ATCATAAAGATCCGAGCACAGAcagaaggcctcaacatcagcgaaGAGGCATTATCTCACCTTGGAGAGATCGGTACCAAGACAACCCTCAG ATATGCAGTGCAGCTGTTGACCCCTGCCAGTCTGTTGGCACGAGTTCAGGGGAGGGAAGTAGTCGAAAAAGAACACGTGGAAGAAATTAATGAACTCTTCTATGATGCCAAGTCTTCTGCAAAGATTCTACAAGATCAGCACACCAAGTTTATGAAATAA
- the mustn1a gene encoding musculoskeletal embryonic nuclear protein 1a, producing the protein MSQLGEQEEVKRPEVKTEDLIGARDKLASGTEVKSKTFEVMQECERAGKAAPSVFSNVRSGSETAFNKPTKRK; encoded by the exons ATGTCTCAA CTGGGCGAACAAGAGGAAGTGAAGAGGCCTGAGGTGAAAACGGAGGATTTGATTGGAGCCAGAGATAAACTTGCATCTGGAACTGAGGTGAAGAGCAAGACTTTTGAGGTGATGCAGGAATGTG AACGAGCTGGGAAAGCCGCTCCATCCGTCTTCAGCAACGTTCGCTCAGGATCAGAGACTGCCTTTAACAAACCCACCAAGAGGAAGTAA
- the rft1 gene encoding man(5)GlcNAc(2)-PP-dolichol translocation protein RFT1, producing MGSEDVLKSASTLASYNVLLQVMFRVLTFLLNAFTLRFVSKELIGVVNVRLMLLYSTLVFLSREAFRRACLSGEGAGRNWRQVINLLWLTFPLGCVWGVLLVCVWWWVLQAPDPDSIPHYVPAVGLFCVAALTELLAEPLWVLAHAHMFVRLKVIAESLAMIAKCLVTVVLVVSAPQWGLFIFSAAQCVYTGFLLTCYVVYFIHFLGSEEAEKKSFPVYRMTDLLPSKVDHEPLLNWKLTTLTWSFFKQSFLKQILTEGERYVMTFLNVLNFGDQGVYDIINNLGSMVARFLFLPIEESFYVFFAKVLERGRDVQHQKQEEVSMAAEVLECLLKLVLLIGLIITVFGYAYSHLALDIYGGELLSNGAGPALLRCYSCYVLLLAINGVTECFVFAAMSKEEVDRYNLVMLGLSASFLLLSYWLTWMFGGVGFILANCCNMALRITHSIVYIRQYFLQSEHRPLWGLRPHSAVLVALGVSAVITAFSESVFCCDGGWLLRLFHVAVGAVCLLTVVITVFLTETRLVQFVKTQLLPKYNKKLT from the exons ATGGGTTCAGAAGATGTGCTCAAGAGTGCTTCAACACTGGCCTCCTATAATGTTCTGCTTCAG GTGATGTTTCGAGTGTTGACGTTTCTCTTGAACGCTTTTACGTTGCGGTTTGTGTCTAAGGAACTGATAGGCGTAGTTAACGTTAG GTTGATGCTGCTCTATTCAACGTTGGTATTTCTGTCGAGAGAGGCGTTCCGGAGGGCGTGTCTAAGCGGTGAAGGGGCGGGGCGTAACTGGAGACAGGTCATCAACCTGCTATGGCTCAc ATTTCCTCTGGGTTGTGTGTGGGGTGtgttgttggtgtgtgtgtggtggtgggTTCTCCAGGCTCCAGATCCGGACTCTATCCCACATTACGTTCCTGCTGTTGGATTGTTCTGTGTGGCCGCACTTACAGAGCTGCTGGCTGAACCTCTCTGGGTTCTTGCACATGCGCACATGTTCGTCCGGCTGAAG GTGATAGCTGAAAGTTTAGCCATGATTGCTAAATGTCTTGTTACTGTCGTGTTGGTGGTGTCTGCGCCTCAGTGGGGGCTCTTTATCTTCTCTGCAGCCCAG TGTGTCTATACAGGGTTTTTGCTGACTTGTTATGTGGTCTACTTCATCCATTTCCTTGGATCAGAGGAAGCGGAGAAGAAATCGTTCCCTGTTTATAGAATGACAGATCTTCTGCCATCCAAAGTGGATCATGag ccaCTGCTAAACTGGAAGTTGACCACACTAACCTGGAGCTTTTTCAAACAGTCATTTCTTAAACAAATACTTACTGAAG GCGAGCGTTATGTGATGACTTTTTTGAATGTGCTTAATTTTGGAGACCAGG gggtttatgatataataaataatctgggCTCAATGGTGGCAAGGTTTCTTTTCTTGCCCATTGAGGAGAGTTTCTACGTGTTCTTCGCTAAAGTCCTGGAGCGAGGACGAGatgtacaacaccagaaacaa GAGGAGGTTTCCATGGCAGCTGAAGTACTGGAATGTCTTTTGAAGCTGGTGCTTTTGATTGGTCTGATCATCACAGTTTTTGGTTACGCATATTCTCATCTCGCACTTGACATCTACGGCGGCGAGCTTCTGAGTAACGGAGCTG GGCCAGCTCTCCTACGGTGCTATAGTTGTTATGTTTTGCTGTTAGCCATTAATGGAGTGACggagtgttttgtttttgctgcCATGAGCAAAGAGGAGGTCGACAG aTATAATCTGGTGATGCTGGGCCTGTCCGCCTCTTTTCTGCTGCTGTCTTATTGGCTAACCTGGATGTTTGGGGGCGTTGGCTTCATTTTGGCAAACTGCTGCAACATGGCCTTACGAATCACACACAGTATTGTTTACATCCGTCAGTACTTCCTGCAAAGTGAACACAGGCCACTGTGGGGGCTTCGCCCACATTCTGCTGTCCTTGTAGCGCTTGGAGTGAGTGCTGTCATCACAGCTTTCTCTGAG AGCGTGTTTTGCTGTGATGGCGGCTGGCTGCTGAGACTTTTCCATGTAGCTGTTGGGGCCGTTTGTCTCTTGACTGTGGTGATCACAGTATTTCTAACAGAAACAAGGCTTGTGCAGTTTGTCAAGACTCAGTTGTTACCCAAATACAACAAGAAACTTACatga